The following are from one region of the Alicyclobacillus fastidiosus genome:
- the pcrA gene encoding DNA helicase PcrA, translating to MALTEQPSAQSILQGLNPEQQRAVQTTDGPLLIMAGAGSGKTSVLTRRIAYLIAERRVPPWAILAITFTNKAAREMRERIQVLVGNLGTDIWTSTFHALCARILRRDIQRIGYSTSFTVLDSADQLSVIKRVMSDLNIDVKKYEPKAILHQISQHKNELRGGAKVRDMAGSPYERLVGDVYLEYERRLRQNQSLDFDDLIFKTVELFKESPETLNYYQNRFTHVHVDEYQDTNYAQYMLVKLLAQKRKNLCVVGDSDQSIYGWRGADIRNILDFERDYPDAQVIRLEQNYRSTGRILRIANEVIRNNRMRKEKNLWTSAGEGDKAYLHHASDERAEAIFVASQIEAHVKQGRKYPDFSVLYRTNAQSRVIEEIFLQKGIPYRIYGGLKFYDRKEIKDVLAYLRLVLNPDDDVSFIRVVNVPKRGLGQTSIDKLEDYAREHACSLFDAAQRATSAGLTKRAASALQGFVQLILTLSQQRAFLPLTDLTEELLLRSGYREALEAEKTLEAQSRLENLDEFLSLTREFDENGTIEGEVSALEQFLTDVALVSDSDLNKGKPEVEQDSQVVTMMTLHSAKGLEFPVVFLVGMEEGIFPHKRALDAEEEMEEERRLCYVGITRAMERLYLTTCSSRMIFGERRPFTTSRFLAEMPAQDMEKEGFQTRPRADFGAAFRPSSTASAGTVSAGIQGSRMTMPQSFGADLSVSYEPGDRVEHRKWGVGEIVSKTGSGESLELIVRFLDPIGERKLFAKFAPITKVTAD from the coding sequence GCAGCGGCAAGACCAGTGTGTTGACGCGGCGGATCGCGTATCTGATCGCAGAACGCCGGGTGCCGCCTTGGGCCATTTTAGCGATTACATTCACCAACAAAGCAGCGCGCGAGATGCGTGAACGCATCCAGGTTCTCGTTGGAAATCTCGGCACTGATATCTGGACGTCGACCTTTCACGCGTTGTGCGCCCGGATCTTGCGGCGAGACATCCAGCGCATCGGGTACTCGACGTCATTTACCGTGCTGGATAGTGCAGACCAGTTGTCCGTGATCAAGCGAGTGATGTCAGATCTGAACATCGACGTCAAAAAATATGAACCTAAGGCCATCTTGCACCAGATCAGCCAGCACAAAAACGAGTTGCGCGGCGGCGCCAAGGTGCGGGATATGGCGGGATCGCCCTATGAACGACTGGTTGGAGACGTGTACTTGGAGTATGAACGGCGTCTGCGCCAGAATCAGTCGCTCGATTTCGACGACCTCATCTTTAAGACGGTAGAGCTGTTCAAGGAATCTCCGGAGACGCTGAATTACTATCAGAATCGATTTACGCACGTGCACGTGGACGAGTATCAGGATACGAACTACGCGCAGTACATGCTCGTCAAACTCTTGGCGCAGAAGCGCAAAAACCTCTGCGTCGTCGGCGATTCCGACCAGTCCATCTACGGCTGGCGCGGGGCCGACATCCGCAACATCCTCGACTTCGAACGAGACTACCCGGATGCACAGGTGATTCGGTTGGAGCAGAACTACCGCTCGACAGGGAGAATTCTGCGGATTGCCAACGAAGTCATTCGAAACAACCGGATGCGCAAGGAGAAGAATCTGTGGACGAGCGCTGGCGAGGGGGACAAGGCGTATCTTCACCACGCGTCCGACGAGCGCGCGGAGGCGATTTTCGTGGCGAGCCAAATCGAAGCGCACGTGAAGCAAGGACGCAAGTACCCTGATTTCAGCGTTTTGTATCGGACCAACGCCCAGTCGCGCGTGATCGAGGAAATTTTCCTGCAAAAGGGGATCCCCTATCGGATCTACGGCGGACTAAAATTCTATGACCGCAAAGAGATCAAAGACGTCCTGGCATATCTGCGGCTCGTGTTGAACCCGGACGACGACGTATCGTTTATCCGCGTCGTCAACGTCCCCAAGCGGGGGCTCGGCCAGACGTCCATCGACAAACTGGAAGATTATGCCCGCGAGCATGCGTGTTCGCTGTTCGATGCGGCACAGCGAGCGACGTCCGCGGGCCTCACTAAACGAGCGGCGAGTGCCTTGCAGGGATTCGTCCAGCTCATTCTCACACTCTCGCAACAGCGCGCGTTTCTCCCGCTCACGGACTTGACGGAGGAATTGCTGCTGCGCTCTGGATACCGCGAAGCGCTCGAGGCAGAGAAGACGCTCGAGGCGCAGAGCAGGCTCGAAAACTTGGACGAATTTCTGTCGCTCACGCGCGAGTTTGACGAGAACGGCACCATCGAAGGTGAAGTGAGTGCCCTGGAGCAGTTTTTGACAGACGTCGCGCTCGTGTCCGACAGCGACTTGAACAAGGGCAAGCCTGAGGTGGAGCAGGATAGCCAGGTCGTTACGATGATGACTCTGCACTCTGCGAAGGGACTAGAATTCCCGGTCGTCTTCCTCGTCGGCATGGAGGAGGGCATCTTTCCGCACAAGCGGGCCTTGGACGCTGAAGAGGAGATGGAGGAGGAGCGTCGCCTGTGTTACGTAGGCATTACGCGAGCGATGGAGCGACTCTATCTCACGACTTGCAGCAGCCGCATGATCTTCGGCGAACGGCGCCCCTTTACAACCTCGCGGTTCCTCGCCGAGATGCCAGCGCAGGATATGGAGAAAGAAGGCTTCCAAACGCGGCCCCGGGCGGACTTTGGGGCGGCATTCCGGCCGAGTTCCACGGCGTCGGCTGGGACGGTGAGTGCGGGCATTCAAGGCTCGCGGATGACGATGCCGCAATCCTTTGGTGCCGATCTATCGGTCTCGTACGAGCCAGGAGACCGTGTGGAGCACCGCAAGTGGGGCGTCGGTGAAATCGTCTCGAAGACCGGGAGTGGAGAGAGCTTAGAACTAATTGTTCGCTTTCTCGATCCTATCGGCGAGCGCAAATTGTTTGCGAAGTTTGCGCCCATTACAAAGGTGACGGCGGACTGA